From Leifsonia sp. fls2-241-R2A-40a, one genomic window encodes:
- a CDS encoding pyridoxal-dependent decarboxylase — protein sequence MTQKPAQSHDRMHAVTPETRELVDLVLDYSRRRILSEDTPLDKPLPEFELRRLAGQTVSENGIGAERALALFEHVLAPACITTDHPRYLSFIPTAPTKAATAFDLVVSASAVYGGSWLEGSGAVYAENQVLAWLTAEFGLPSTAGGVFVQGGTLGNLSALVAARDAARTERGNPSGRWVIVCSSEAHSSVSSAARVMDVDVVAVSPGETGVLTGDAVRPALEEYGDAVFAVVVTGGSTNFGIVDDIASVAALKADFSFWLHVDGAYGLAGMLSPLARDRFRGVEHADSVIVDPHKWLFAPFDACALIYRDPEAGRRAHTQHAEYLDTLTENNEWSPSDYAAHLTRRARGLPFWFSLASHGAVAYRDAVTASIRLAGQIAEEIERREGFRLVRHPQLSVVVFEREGWTKEDYAVWSARLLEDQRAFVTPSSHAGRPNTRFAILNPLTTFDDLVGILDTME from the coding sequence ATGACCCAGAAGCCCGCTCAGTCCCACGACCGCATGCACGCCGTGACGCCGGAGACCCGCGAACTCGTCGACCTGGTGCTCGACTACTCCCGGCGCCGCATCCTCAGCGAGGACACGCCGCTCGACAAGCCGTTGCCGGAGTTCGAGCTGCGCCGGCTCGCCGGTCAGACCGTCTCCGAGAACGGGATCGGCGCCGAACGCGCGCTCGCCCTGTTCGAGCACGTCCTGGCCCCGGCGTGCATCACGACCGACCACCCGCGCTACCTGTCGTTCATCCCGACGGCGCCCACCAAGGCCGCGACCGCGTTCGACCTGGTCGTCTCGGCGAGCGCCGTCTACGGCGGATCGTGGCTCGAGGGATCCGGGGCCGTCTACGCCGAGAACCAGGTGCTCGCGTGGCTGACCGCCGAATTCGGCCTTCCGTCGACGGCGGGCGGCGTCTTCGTGCAGGGCGGGACGCTCGGCAACCTGTCCGCGCTGGTCGCGGCGCGCGATGCGGCCCGCACGGAGCGCGGCAACCCGTCCGGCCGCTGGGTGATCGTGTGCAGTTCGGAAGCCCACTCCTCCGTCTCGTCCGCGGCTCGCGTGATGGATGTCGATGTGGTCGCCGTCTCTCCCGGCGAGACCGGCGTGCTCACGGGGGATGCGGTCCGCCCGGCACTGGAGGAGTACGGGGATGCGGTGTTCGCGGTCGTCGTCACCGGCGGCTCCACCAACTTCGGCATCGTCGACGACATCGCCTCCGTCGCCGCGCTCAAGGCGGACTTCTCGTTCTGGCTGCACGTGGACGGCGCCTACGGGCTCGCGGGGATGCTGTCGCCGCTGGCCCGGGACCGCTTCCGGGGCGTCGAGCACGCCGACTCCGTCATCGTCGACCCGCACAAGTGGCTCTTCGCCCCGTTCGACGCGTGCGCGCTCATCTACCGCGACCCGGAGGCGGGACGCCGCGCGCACACTCAGCACGCCGAGTACCTCGACACACTGACCGAGAACAACGAGTGGAGCCCGTCGGACTACGCCGCGCACCTCACCCGGCGGGCACGCGGTCTCCCGTTCTGGTTCTCGCTGGCCTCGCACGGCGCTGTCGCCTATCGCGACGCGGTCACCGCGTCCATCCGTCTCGCCGGGCAGATCGCCGAGGAGATCGAGCGGCGCGAGGGCTTCCGCCTGGTGCGCCACCCGCAGCTGTCGGTCGTCGTCTTCGAGCGGGAGGGCTGGACGAAGGAGGACTACGCCGTGTGGTCCGCCCGGCTGCTGGAGGACCAGCGCGCGTTCGTCACGCCCAGCTCCCACGCGGGGCGGCCGAACACGCGCTTCGCGATCCTGAACCCGCTGACCACCTTCGACGACCTGGTGGGCATCCTCGACACCATGGAGTGA
- a CDS encoding DUF6458 family protein translates to MSLGAGIFLVVIGAILAFALNFQVTWIDLHLVGYILMIAGLIGIIIGIVLLTRRRTSVATTRTAVDPATGERVTRRTGESDDIV, encoded by the coding sequence ATGAGTCTCGGCGCAGGTATATTCCTGGTGGTCATCGGCGCGATCCTCGCGTTCGCGCTGAACTTCCAGGTCACCTGGATCGACCTTCACCTGGTGGGGTACATCCTGATGATCGCCGGTCTCATCGGCATCATCATCGGGATCGTGCTTCTCACCCGGCGTCGCACCTCCGTCGCCACCACCCGCACCGCCGTAGATCCTGCGACGGGCGAGCGAGTGACCCGCCGGACGGGCGAGTCGGACGACATCGTCTGA
- a CDS encoding MarR family transcriptional regulator: MTHEPETPRPDTAVLEALQVYRAAEAAMRRRTGAAMGIGENDLLALRLILDNSAMSRPTFAKDISAYLGVSSASTTLLVDRLARAGFVERRPSRKDKRSVELIPTRAALGDTGPLLAAAQQQLAAATAELSPDEAETVTKFLTKMRQTVDRIASERSARPKRT, encoded by the coding sequence GTGACGCACGAACCTGAGACGCCCCGGCCGGACACGGCTGTGCTCGAAGCGTTGCAGGTCTACCGGGCAGCCGAAGCAGCCATGCGGCGGCGTACCGGCGCGGCCATGGGGATCGGCGAGAACGATCTGCTGGCCCTCCGGCTCATCCTCGACAACTCCGCCATGAGCCGCCCGACGTTCGCGAAGGACATCAGCGCCTACCTGGGCGTGTCCAGCGCATCCACCACCCTGCTCGTGGATCGGCTCGCTCGCGCCGGATTCGTGGAACGCCGGCCCAGCCGGAAGGACAAGCGCTCGGTCGAGCTGATCCCCACTCGAGCCGCACTCGGCGACACCGGTCCGCTGCTCGCCGCCGCACAGCAACAGCTGGCCGCAGCGACCGCCGAGCTGAGCCCCGACGAAGCCGAGACCGTCACGAAATTCCTGACGAAGATGCGGCAGACCGTCGACCGGATCGCCTCCGAGCGCTCAGCTAGGCCTAAACGAACCTGA
- a CDS encoding serine/threonine-protein kinase yields the protein MDERVLLDRYELQDRLGRGGMATVFRALDRRLDREVAVKVFASGTAVDDARRRTEATMLARLSHPHLVSLHDAHLASDGDTTPTFLVMELVDGEDLRTRLERGPLPAEEAVEVAVGIAEALVVVHDAGMVHRDLKPGNILLADASVPGGRQVVKLADFGIAHLVGSERITTIGTVIGTAGYLSPEQIFGGEPGPAADIYSLGLVVLEALTGAREYPGSPVEAVAARAARDPHIPSSLPEDWRGLLGAMTTRDAALRPTALEVAVMARELAPQLAGWVPEAAADVETVAMTAPAVAAGALGAPLGAQAAEAAPTRVLPVARDTRRRRRGLLVTGVVGGAVVAVVSALTLGSLLAPAEETPGTGPTTPRPTPTVVAPASTVAPAENTVQTPAPQQVAPTTETGPAEPAKPAPANPKPEKSKPDKPGKGGPSNKGKH from the coding sequence GTGGACGAACGAGTGCTTCTCGACCGCTACGAGCTCCAGGACCGTCTGGGCCGTGGTGGCATGGCGACGGTCTTCCGCGCGCTCGACCGGCGCCTGGACCGCGAGGTCGCCGTCAAGGTGTTCGCCTCGGGAACGGCAGTGGATGATGCGCGTCGCCGCACGGAGGCGACCATGCTGGCCCGGCTCAGCCATCCGCATCTGGTGTCGCTGCACGATGCGCACCTGGCGTCGGACGGCGACACCACCCCCACCTTCCTGGTGATGGAGCTGGTGGACGGCGAGGACCTGCGCACGAGGCTCGAACGCGGTCCGCTTCCGGCGGAAGAGGCCGTGGAGGTCGCGGTCGGGATCGCGGAGGCGCTCGTCGTCGTGCACGACGCGGGAATGGTGCACCGCGACCTGAAGCCGGGCAACATCCTCCTCGCGGACGCCAGCGTCCCGGGCGGACGGCAGGTCGTCAAGCTCGCCGATTTCGGGATCGCGCACCTCGTGGGATCGGAGCGCATCACCACGATCGGCACCGTGATCGGCACGGCGGGCTACCTGAGCCCCGAGCAGATCTTCGGCGGCGAGCCCGGGCCCGCGGCCGACATCTACTCGCTCGGCCTGGTGGTGCTAGAGGCTCTGACGGGGGCGCGGGAGTACCCGGGCAGCCCCGTCGAGGCGGTGGCGGCGCGCGCCGCACGCGACCCGCACATCCCGTCGTCGCTGCCCGAGGACTGGCGCGGCCTCCTCGGCGCGATGACGACGCGTGATGCGGCTCTGCGCCCGACGGCGCTCGAGGTCGCCGTGATGGCGCGCGAACTGGCGCCGCAGCTGGCCGGATGGGTGCCGGAGGCGGCCGCAGACGTCGAGACGGTCGCCATGACCGCGCCCGCGGTCGCGGCGGGAGCCCTGGGCGCACCGCTCGGGGCGCAGGCTGCGGAAGCGGCCCCCACGCGTGTCCTGCCGGTCGCTCGTGACACGAGGCGACGACGTCGGGGCCTGCTGGTCACCGGTGTGGTGGGTGGTGCCGTCGTCGCGGTGGTGTCGGCGCTCACCCTGGGCAGCCTCCTCGCCCCGGCGGAGGAGACGCCGGGGACCGGCCCGACCACTCCGCGGCCGACTCCGACCGTGGTCGCGCCCGCATCGACGGTGGCACCCGCCGAGAACACCGTGCAGACGCCTGCCCCGCAACAGGTCGCGCCGACGACGGAGACCGGCCCTGCCGAGCCCGCGAAACCGGCACCCGCCAACCCCAAACCGGAGAAGAGCAAGCCGGACAAGCCCGGAAAGGGCGGGCCTTCGAACAAAGGCAAGCACTGA